Proteins co-encoded in one Leptospiraceae bacterium genomic window:
- a CDS encoding BamA/TamA family outer membrane protein: MKDKNKIKIFFYIFIFITFTNQIFGQENGANPNEETSANTRPPVKGLPFEISEKKRLNEADASNKKEGWFPTGVGGPFSDPNNGAGFGGRVFLFNNGKKTDPFFEYTPYRHRFFLNLSTTTRNAQYHWLDWDAPYIFDTKWRARANLIYDRNPNNLFFGVGESSMKGLSFHPRNDLSQPYVTNGSFPDQQEAQEFRRPPNSGEPLYLNSGFNNSALLAANPIPGIRNQYVTDKKFNRYDLEAPQINLSAENSFFGGVMRLVVGTRLSKNTVRTYDGTIQKANDSYWRDTPFEFANIGNIPTINGKTKVTEDSERGKIVGLNGGYVNLLRVGIVYDTRDFEPDPSRGIFAELTHERAAKVVGSDYEFNRTLGSVRVFYSPFPKIFKKLVFAGRAVFVHNSGNLPFFEYKNMWSTDGGLSGLGGRTTLRGYMQDRFVGTNMGFANTELRYRFYEIPGFTFNIAPLFDLGRVWDTLSNVKANAGEGYKYSYGLGLRIIWNQSTVIYAEWAKSRETRNSRADFSDSNFYFNFGHIF; encoded by the coding sequence ATGAAAGATAAGAACAAAATAAAAATCTTTTTTTACATTTTCATATTCATAACATTCACAAATCAAATTTTCGGTCAAGAAAATGGAGCGAATCCGAACGAAGAAACTTCAGCGAATACCAGACCACCAGTAAAAGGACTTCCATTTGAAATAAGTGAGAAAAAAAGACTCAATGAAGCAGATGCTTCAAATAAAAAAGAGGGTTGGTTTCCGACAGGAGTGGGTGGTCCTTTTAGTGACCCAAACAATGGAGCCGGTTTTGGAGGTCGTGTATTTTTGTTTAACAATGGAAAAAAAACAGATCCATTTTTTGAATACACCCCGTATCGCCATAGATTCTTTTTAAATTTATCAACAACTACCCGAAACGCACAGTATCATTGGCTGGACTGGGACGCTCCCTATATTTTTGATACAAAATGGAGAGCAAGAGCAAATCTAATTTACGACAGAAATCCAAATAATTTATTTTTTGGAGTAGGTGAATCTTCCATGAAAGGATTGAGTTTTCATCCTAGAAATGACCTTTCTCAGCCTTATGTTACCAATGGAAGTTTTCCTGACCAACAAGAAGCGCAGGAATTTAGAAGACCCCCAAATTCAGGAGAACCTCTTTATTTAAATAGTGGTTTTAATAACTCAGCACTCCTTGCAGCAAATCCAATTCCTGGGATTCGAAATCAATACGTAACAGATAAAAAATTCAATCGTTATGATTTGGAAGCTCCACAAATTAATTTAAGTGCTGAAAACTCTTTCTTTGGAGGAGTAATGAGATTAGTCGTAGGAACTAGACTTTCAAAAAATACAGTTAGAACCTATGACGGAACCATTCAGAAGGCAAACGATTCCTATTGGCGCGATACCCCGTTTGAATTTGCAAATATTGGTAATATACCTACAATCAACGGTAAAACAAAAGTTACCGAAGATTCCGAAAGAGGAAAGATCGTAGGTTTAAACGGTGGTTATGTTAACTTATTACGAGTTGGTATAGTGTATGACACTCGAGATTTTGAGCCTGATCCAAGCAGAGGTATCTTTGCAGAACTAACGCATGAACGTGCCGCAAAAGTAGTTGGTTCTGATTACGAATTCAATCGTACACTTGGCTCTGTTCGAGTTTTTTACAGTCCATTCCCCAAAATATTTAAAAAGTTAGTGTTTGCAGGTCGTGCTGTATTTGTTCATAACTCCGGAAATTTACCATTCTTTGAATACAAAAATATGTGGAGTACGGACGGAGGTCTTTCTGGATTAGGCGGAAGAACAACTTTACGTGGGTATATGCAAGATAGATTCGTAGGTACAAATATGGGATTTGCAAACACAGAACTCAGATATCGTTTTTATGAAATCCCAGGATTCACTTTTAATATTGCTCCTTTATTTGATTTAGGAAGAGTATGGGATACACTTTCTAACGTAAAAGCAAATGCGGGAGAAGGTTACAAATATTCTTATGGACTAGGTCTTAGAATTATTTGGAATCAGTCTACTGTAATCTACGCTGAATGGGCAAAATCTCGTGAAACCAGAAATTCGAGAGCAGATTTCTCGGATTCAAACTTCTACTTCAATTTCGGTCACATTTTTTAA
- a CDS encoding helix-turn-helix transcriptional regulator: MKKKVSKIVEDQRSSNVDSTDHIIDTVKENLKNIRHNRKLSLDKLAIRCGVSRAMLSQIEQGKSAPTISVLWKIASGLNVPFSDLIKDKVREGVQVLRYENTKVLFSNTKVFSTRALFPFSGHKKTEFYELILKPGGHEVADPHPAGTTENIVVVSGRLRLRVGDEVQELAPKDAIYFNADVPHEYSNPTEEEALMYLVMTYTEETN; the protein is encoded by the coding sequence ATGAAAAAGAAAGTATCCAAAATAGTAGAAGACCAAAGAAGTTCTAATGTAGATTCTACTGACCATATTATAGACACAGTAAAAGAAAATCTAAAAAATATTCGCCACAATAGGAAATTGTCTTTAGATAAACTTGCGATTCGCTGTGGAGTGAGTAGGGCTATGCTTTCTCAAATTGAACAGGGCAAAAGTGCACCGACTATTTCTGTACTTTGGAAAATTGCAAGTGGTTTAAACGTTCCATTCAGTGATTTAATTAAAGATAAAGTTAGAGAAGGAGTTCAAGTTTTAAGATACGAAAACACTAAAGTTCTATTTTCGAATACAAAAGTTTTTTCAACTCGTGCCTTATTCCCATTTTCCGGTCATAAAAAAACAGAGTTTTACGAGTTAATTTTAAAACCCGGCGGTCATGAAGTTGCTGATCCTCATCCAGCTGGGACTACAGAAAATATTGTAGTAGTAAGCGGCAGATTACGGTTACGCGTAGGTGATGAAGTGCAAGAGTTAGCACCGAAAGATGCAATTTATTTTAATGCCGATGTTCCGCACGAATACTCGAATCCAACAGAAGAGGAAGCCTTGATGTATTTAGTTATGACTTATACAGAGGAAACAAATTAA
- a CDS encoding PAS domain S-box protein: MLEFIKKYFHKDKTKIEALEAENKLLKTAFWHLPHISFVRDKEGKFVLVNQNFARNFKASKMEDIIGKTDFDFNPNKEQVEKIQKQDREIIASKEKFLPPITKYLDKEGKATYLETIKTPIIEEDNTSSNILGFSMNVTEKMELQNRAGEAMNKLLDAVTDVTSKIEDILKQANSVVSSTKKQSDNLSFLTDIAHQIIESNAESIQMMSAVLYIVTNTSDIADKGSQYLDLMLQSMEKIQENAKQMQSIIEIIDTIADQTNLLSLNASIESARAGSAGLGFTVVAREISKLADKSADSTKGINSLVKQTNSIIQKGNENVTEGGETFKKIISEVGNIDKLVNSVDETMKGQTEIYNTFREKIEQINDEATQINQITSEQMNNVNSVMASINQLNRDFINLLTVQNTNGK; this comes from the coding sequence ATGTTAGAATTTATAAAGAAATATTTCCATAAAGACAAAACGAAAATCGAGGCACTAGAAGCGGAAAATAAACTTCTAAAGACTGCGTTTTGGCATCTTCCACATATTTCTTTTGTGCGGGACAAAGAAGGAAAGTTCGTGTTAGTAAATCAGAATTTTGCCCGTAATTTTAAGGCATCCAAAATGGAAGATATAATTGGGAAAACTGATTTTGATTTTAACCCAAATAAGGAACAAGTCGAAAAAATCCAAAAACAAGACCGTGAAATTATAGCTTCGAAGGAAAAATTCCTTCCTCCAATCACAAAATACTTAGACAAAGAAGGAAAGGCGACCTATTTAGAGACTATTAAAACGCCAATTATTGAGGAGGACAATACATCTTCCAATATTCTTGGATTCTCTATGAATGTGACAGAAAAAATGGAATTACAGAATCGCGCAGGCGAAGCGATGAATAAACTACTCGACGCAGTGACAGACGTAACTTCTAAAATTGAAGATATTTTGAAACAAGCAAATTCTGTGGTAAGTAGCACAAAAAAACAATCGGATAATTTGAGTTTTCTTACAGACATCGCTCACCAAATCATTGAGTCAAATGCTGAATCTATTCAGATGATGTCAGCCGTACTTTATATCGTAACCAATACAAGTGATATTGCTGATAAAGGTAGTCAGTATCTAGATTTAATGTTGCAATCCATGGAAAAAATTCAAGAGAATGCAAAACAAATGCAAAGTATAATCGAAATCATTGACACGATCGCAGACCAAACAAATTTACTTTCTCTAAATGCAAGTATTGAATCGGCTCGCGCAGGAAGTGCAGGTCTTGGATTTACAGTTGTTGCGAGAGAAATATCTAAGTTAGCCGACAAATCAGCTGATAGTACAAAAGGAATTAATTCACTTGTTAAACAAACCAATTCCATAATTCAAAAAGGAAATGAAAATGTGACAGAAGGCGGGGAAACTTTTAAAAAAATCATCAGTGAAGTGGGTAATATTGATAAGCTGGTAAACTCAGTAGACGAAACTATGAAAGGACAAACAGAAATATACAACACCTTTCGTGAAAAAATAGAACAAATTAATGATGAAGCGACACAAATTAATCAGATTACATCAGAACAAATGAATAATGTGAATTCTGTAATGGCATCAATCAATCAACTCAATCGAGATTTTATAAATTTACTTACAGTGCAAAATACCAATGGCAAATAA
- a CDS encoding SelT/SelW/SelH family protein — MRTPKIEIEYCTQCNWLLRASWMAQELLTTFVNEIGELSLVPGKGGILEIRVDGQTVFNRKEVGRFPEMKELKQLIRDRIAPDKNLGHSDKQ; from the coding sequence ATGCGCACACCAAAAATAGAAATTGAATATTGTACCCAGTGTAATTGGTTGTTACGAGCTAGTTGGATGGCACAAGAATTATTAACGACCTTTGTAAATGAAATAGGGGAGTTAAGTCTCGTCCCCGGAAAAGGTGGTATTCTAGAAATTCGGGTAGATGGGCAAACGGTATTTAACCGTAAAGAAGTAGGTCGATTCCCTGAAATGAAGGAATTAAAACAACTGATTCGAGATCGCATCGCACCGGACAAAAATTTAGGACATAGCGATAAACAGTAA
- a CDS encoding DUF1566 domain-containing protein — protein sequence MKYILRFTILILILANLINCEDKPDKNLYGIPEESKNKILQGILLSYGVIDNRNGTITDTKSGLEWKKCVQGQVFRASNNDCQGGSATATPTTPGDQARYGAIYLSYCNLQGNDCNASSLPMALRASSLPVVSEAFDSCQTENILATNGYTNWRVPSYPELASIAALGKVVLINWFPNTPDDFFWSSWSNEKDFSGSTARAISFSFDKIGEEQNINKTTKLFVRCVRNTNGQ from the coding sequence ATGAAATATATATTACGGTTTACAATACTTATCCTCATTTTGGCTAATTTGATTAATTGCGAAGACAAGCCAGATAAAAATCTTTACGGAATTCCAGAAGAAAGTAAAAATAAAATACTTCAAGGAATTTTATTAAGTTATGGAGTCATTGATAACAGAAATGGAACAATTACTGATACTAAATCAGGACTTGAGTGGAAAAAATGTGTCCAAGGACAAGTTTTCCGTGCAAGTAATAATGACTGCCAAGGCGGAAGTGCAACAGCCACTCCCACTACTCCAGGTGACCAAGCCAGATATGGAGCAATTTATTTATCCTATTGCAATTTACAGGGTAATGACTGTAATGCGTCATCTCTTCCAATGGCGTTAAGGGCTAGTTCACTGCCTGTGGTTTCCGAAGCATTCGACTCTTGTCAAACGGAAAATATTCTTGCTACCAATGGATATACAAATTGGCGTGTGCCAAGTTATCCAGAATTAGCTTCCATCGCTGCACTTGGAAAAGTTGTTTTGATTAACTGGTTTCCAAATACACCTGACGATTTCTTTTGGTCTTCTTGGAGTAACGAAAAAGACTTTTCAGGATCAACTGCCAGAGCAATATCCTTTTCTTTCGACAAAATCGGAGAAGAACAAAATATTAACAAAACAACAAAACTATTTGTACGTTGCGTAAGAAATACAAACGGTCAATAA
- a CDS encoding mucoidy inhibitor MuiA family protein: protein MYKKFILILSLFLSLSIFSEPLIKEGKIQDVILYRNQALITRVIETDLKEGSHELIITKLPVEVIQNSLYAEAVGADVRAAKLKVTELKFEIDPKLSALDDKIEKTNIEMLRINKLIEVNKLKLSFLTKQEDFIAATEKVELSKGILNADTMKQLTLFNFDQKRDLALEELKLNEEIRILQKDKDLLNRERKQLAKTSLKSMEASIFLDKIGNGKTEIKLYYLVNNAGWTPNYNFYSKLGSKTVRVEFNARIQQVTGENWDNVNLTLSNATPALSALAPGLSPFRISLSNLGNTLGPEDLKSASQGVSKKMSAAYNKQIGAQSWNETQEGSWAMNSAANEYQNLELLAKDEDLNILKKDSKQNSSAPSVSFSLKSKASFQSKTDQQLVKVDKSELPAKFYNVAIPLLTSYAFREAEIENEGFENLLEGPVSVYLDEKFVGHGEISNVAKGQSFVMGFGVDTQIRARRELYEKKEKILGGNKELSFKVRVILENFSKKNTDLRVLDRIPAEDEKENVRITLDLKNNTLSTDELYQQYERTKGILRWDLGLQPESSAAKAKTFDYMYKLEFDKNQQVSYPTPAKADQMRSEFDEIQKMKYNRK, encoded by the coding sequence ATGTACAAAAAATTTATACTGATTCTAAGCCTATTCCTATCTTTGAGCATTTTTTCTGAACCATTAATTAAAGAAGGCAAAATTCAAGACGTAATTCTGTATCGCAACCAAGCATTGATTACAAGAGTCATAGAAACTGATTTAAAAGAAGGTTCCCACGAACTGATTATTACAAAACTTCCAGTGGAGGTAATACAGAATAGCCTCTATGCGGAAGCAGTTGGAGCAGATGTGAGAGCTGCCAAATTAAAAGTCACAGAATTAAAATTCGAGATTGACCCAAAACTTTCTGCCCTCGACGATAAAATCGAAAAAACAAATATCGAAATGCTCCGTATAAATAAACTAATTGAAGTAAATAAACTAAAATTAAGTTTTCTAACAAAACAGGAAGACTTTATTGCAGCTACTGAGAAAGTAGAATTGAGTAAAGGAATTTTGAATGCAGACACGATGAAGCAGCTAACACTGTTTAACTTCGATCAAAAACGAGACCTTGCATTAGAAGAATTAAAACTAAATGAAGAAATTCGAATATTGCAGAAGGATAAGGATTTACTTAATAGAGAAAGAAAACAACTTGCTAAAACATCTCTCAAAAGTATGGAAGCAAGTATTTTTTTGGATAAAATCGGAAATGGAAAAACAGAAATAAAACTCTATTATTTGGTTAATAATGCCGGTTGGACTCCAAATTACAATTTTTATTCTAAACTTGGTAGCAAAACGGTTCGAGTAGAATTTAACGCGCGCATCCAACAAGTCACAGGGGAAAACTGGGATAATGTGAATTTGACTCTCTCGAATGCGACACCTGCGTTAAGCGCGCTAGCTCCGGGACTTTCTCCCTTCCGAATCAGTCTTTCTAACTTAGGAAATACGCTTGGACCAGAAGATTTAAAGTCCGCATCACAAGGTGTCTCTAAAAAAATGAGTGCCGCTTACAACAAACAAATTGGCGCGCAAAGTTGGAATGAAACACAAGAAGGAAGTTGGGCAATGAACAGTGCGGCTAACGAATACCAAAACTTAGAGTTACTTGCCAAAGACGAAGACTTAAATATTTTAAAAAAAGACTCAAAACAAAATAGTTCTGCTCCGAGCGTAAGTTTTAGTTTAAAATCAAAAGCCAGTTTCCAAAGTAAAACAGACCAACAACTTGTGAAAGTAGATAAATCTGAATTACCCGCTAAATTTTACAATGTAGCCATTCCTCTCCTAACGTCTTACGCATTCCGAGAAGCGGAAATCGAAAACGAAGGGTTTGAAAATTTACTCGAAGGACCAGTCAGTGTTTACTTGGATGAAAAGTTCGTAGGTCATGGGGAAATTTCCAATGTAGCCAAAGGACAATCTTTTGTAATGGGATTTGGAGTAGACACACAGATTCGTGCAAGACGCGAACTCTACGAAAAAAAAGAAAAAATTCTAGGAGGTAACAAGGAACTCAGTTTTAAAGTCCGCGTAATCCTAGAAAACTTCTCCAAAAAAAATACCGACTTACGCGTATTAGACCGTATCCCCGCTGAAGATGAAAAGGAAAATGTTAGAATCACTCTAGATCTAAAAAATAATACTCTAAGCACAGACGAACTCTACCAACAATACGAGCGGACAAAAGGTATTTTGCGCTGGGACTTAGGATTACAACCAGAAAGTTCTGCCGCTAAAGCAAAAACATTTGACTATATGTACAAACTCGAATTCGACAAAAACCAACAAGTCTCCTATCCTACTCCTGCCAAAGCAGACCAAATGAGAAGTGAATTTGATGAAATCCAGAAGATGAAGTACAATAGAAAGTGA
- a CDS encoding Rrf2 family transcriptional regulator, translating to MTSRFTVAIHILSLLALNKGESRTSDELAISVNTNPVVIRKILGILRKAGFIQIQMGQGGGASLALDSEKITLKDIYLVFDERLFALHPSKPNGKCICGKNIQPILMEVFSETERILVNELSNKTIQQISSEILKRSK from the coding sequence ATGACGAGTAGATTTACAGTTGCCATCCATATACTTTCTTTATTAGCTTTAAATAAAGGAGAGTCAAGGACTTCCGATGAATTAGCAATAAGCGTTAACACCAATCCAGTAGTCATTCGCAAAATTTTAGGAATCTTAAGAAAAGCCGGTTTTATTCAAATTCAAATGGGACAAGGTGGCGGCGCTAGTCTTGCTTTGGATTCTGAAAAAATTACTCTAAAGGATATCTATTTAGTTTTTGATGAGCGTTTATTTGCTCTTCATCCTAGCAAACCAAATGGAAAATGTATTTGCGGAAAAAATATTCAACCCATTCTAATGGAAGTTTTTTCGGAGACGGAACGAATCCTAGTTAACGAACTTTCGAATAAAACCATCCAACAAATTAGCTCTGAAATTCTAAAAAGATCTAAATAA